The DNA region CCTCGGCGGCGTCCGCCCGGCCTTCGAACTCCAGATGAAGCGCAGCCGCGGCGGAGCCGGCGACTCGGACGCCGACCAGCTCTCCCGCCTGACCCACGTCCCGGCAGGCCTGTGGCTGTTCCTGTTCCACACGGTGTCCCTGTGCTCACTGATGGGCGGGGGCAGGTGGCTGCTGGGGCTGTGAGGCACCCGATGGGGCTGCGCCCCGCAAGGGGCGCGGGGAACTGCGCGACCAGCCACACACGACCCGCAGCCGCCCATCCACACGAACCCCCGAGCTCTCAGGCGCACCCCCACGGAGTGGTTTCGCCCCTTTCGATCAAGATCTCCGCAAGTGGCAAACCATTAAAGTGAGGGCATGCCCGTTAACGCCGCACACACCGCCCTCTGGCCCGCCCCGCACGCGAGCGGAGCCGTCGACGCGACGGTCCACGTGCCCGGGTCCAAGTCGGTCACCAACCGCGCCCTCGTCCTGGCCGCCCTCGCCGCGGAGCCGGGCTGGCTGCGCCGCCCCCTCCGCTCCCGCGACACCCTCCTGATGGCCGGCGCCCTGCGGGCGATGGGCGTGGGCATCGAGGAGGGCGTGGGCCCCGACGGCTCCGGCGAGGCCTGGCGTGTCATCCCCTCGGGCCTGCACGGCCCGGCCACGGTCGACGTCGGCAACGCCGGCACGGTGATGCGCTTCCTGCCCCCGGTCGCCGCCCTCGCCGACGGCCCCATCCGGTTCGACGGCGACCCGCGTTCGTACGAGCGCCCCCTGCACGGTGTGATCGACGCGCTGCGTGCCCTCGGCGCCCGTATCGACGACGACAGCCGCGGCGCGCTGCCGCTGACCGTGCACGGCTCCGGGGCGCTGGAGGGCGGCCCGGTGGAGATCGACGCGTCCTCGTCGTCCCAGTTCGTGTCGGCGCTGCTGCTGTCCGGCCCGCGCTTCAACCAGGGCGTGGAAGTACGGCACACCGGCTCCAGGCTCCCCTCCATGCCGCACATCCGGATGACCGTCGACATGCTGCGCTCGATCGGCGCCCAGGTGGACACCCCGGAGTCGGGCGGCGAGCCGAACGTCTGGCGGGTCACGCCGGGCGCGCTCCTGGGCCGGGACCTGACGGTCGAGCCGGACCTGTCGAACGCCCAGCCGTTCCTGGCGTCCGCCCTGGTCACCGGCGGCAGGGTCGTCATCCCCGACTGGCCGCTGCGCACCACCCAGCCCGGCGACAAGCTGCGTGACATCTTCACCGAGATGGGCGGTTCCTGCGAACTGACCGACCGGGGGCTGGAGTTCACCGGATCCGGCTCGATCCACGGCATCGACGTGGACCTGGGCGAGGTCGGCGAGCTGACCCCGGGCATCGCGGCGGTGGCGGCCCTCGCCGACTCCCCCTCCACCCTCCGTGGCGTGGCCCATCTGCGTCTGCACGAGACGGACCGGCTGGCCGCGCTCACCAAGGAGATCAACGAACTGGGCGGCGACGTCACCGAGACCGCCGACGGCCTGCACATCCGGCCGCGCCCGCTGCACGGCGGGGTGTTCCACACCTACGACGACCACCGCATGGCCACCGCGGGCGCGATCATCGGCCTCGCGGTCGACGACGTACGGATCGAGAACGTGGCGACGACGGCGAAGACCCTTCCGGACTTCCCCGATCTGTGGACCGGAATGCTCGGGAACTGACGGGCGGACCGGGATCATGCGCCGTTACGGCAAGCACACCGACGAGGACGACATCCGCCAGCGCCCGAACCGCAAGGGCAACCGGCCTCGTACGAACATCCGCCCCAAGCACGAGGAGGCGGTCGAGGGCATGGTCCTCACCGTCGACCGGGGCCGCCTGACCTGCCTGGTGGACGACCGGGTCGTCATGGCGATGAAGGCCCGCGAACTGGGCCGCAAGGCCGCGGTCGTCGGCGACCGGGTGGCCATCGTCGGCGACCTGTCCGGTGAGAAGGACACCCTGGCCCGCATCGTCCGCATCGAGCCGCGCACCTCCGTGCTGCGCCGCACGGCCGACGACGACGATCCGTACGAGCGCGTGGTCGTCGCCAACGCCGACCAGCTGGCCATCGTGACGGCCCTGGCCGACCCCGAGCCCCGCCCGCGTCTCATCGACCGCTGC from Streptomyces sp. NBC_00258 includes:
- the aroA gene encoding 3-phosphoshikimate 1-carboxyvinyltransferase; the encoded protein is MPVNAAHTALWPAPHASGAVDATVHVPGSKSVTNRALVLAALAAEPGWLRRPLRSRDTLLMAGALRAMGVGIEEGVGPDGSGEAWRVIPSGLHGPATVDVGNAGTVMRFLPPVAALADGPIRFDGDPRSYERPLHGVIDALRALGARIDDDSRGALPLTVHGSGALEGGPVEIDASSSSQFVSALLLSGPRFNQGVEVRHTGSRLPSMPHIRMTVDMLRSIGAQVDTPESGGEPNVWRVTPGALLGRDLTVEPDLSNAQPFLASALVTGGRVVIPDWPLRTTQPGDKLRDIFTEMGGSCELTDRGLEFTGSGSIHGIDVDLGEVGELTPGIAAVAALADSPSTLRGVAHLRLHETDRLAALTKEINELGGDVTETADGLHIRPRPLHGGVFHTYDDHRMATAGAIIGLAVDDVRIENVATTAKTLPDFPDLWTGMLGN